ATCATGTTGTTGTTCTATCCAAATGGATAGTGGTGTCAGGTTCATGGTCACTTTACTAGTGGCCAACTCAGTGTTTGCCTGCAGAAGGGATCACCACAGAAAATACTGGTCTTTGTGACATGATGCCTGAAGCCCAACTCCAgtgacaaaaccaaaccaaaagttACCAGCAGGCAAAACTTCCCCGCTGTGCAAGCACAGATCCACTGATGAGACCAGGGAAGCTCCAGTGTTCCTCTGTTAACCCTGGGGATTTGACAGAGACATGCCCATCACCAGGAGGGCCAGGACCATCCCTCCCTTCAGCTatggctgccccagccctctggTGCCTACAAAATTGCTGTTTCCTAATAAGGTACAGCTATGACCTGAAGGCCGGGTGGAAGTGTGTGGAACCCCAAGAAAGGAAACACTTTATTTCTGGGACCATAGATCAACTTGGATGCTGAAATGCGTTATGAGGAAAGCTCCTCCATTTCCATTATTATACACCATGAAAAGCTGGTACAAGGAAGGCCCTGGTGCCCTCACCTCAACTGAAGAGGAAGCAAAAGGGACAGAGAGGACTTCAGTCTGTTCTTCGGTTCTCCCTTTTGCTCTGTGCACATCCTGGTGCTCCCACAGGTCTGTTATCCGTTGCCTCCTCTTGGGTTTTCATCATGAAGCAGAACagctgcaggagagagagaaacccTCCTTGTTCTCCTCAAGATGGGACTGGACGAGATTTTGAAGGGCAGACATTGCTGCTGTAGCGGGAAAGGCCTGGCCCAGGTAGCCCTGtctgtggaggagctggaggcaggCCTGGTGCTTCATCAGCTGCTGGAGGCACCGCTTCAAAAAACCCAAGCATATGGGGTGTTTTGTCACAGGTTTCCCGTTTAAAAGAAAGTGCCAGCTGGGGTGGGTTATGCTGCAAGACCAGCTCAGCAGTGCCTGTCCCAGTCAGCACCCCCGGTGGAGAGGAGGGTCTCCTCTAGGAGGGACCATCGGGGTACGCGACGATCCTCCCATCCAAACCCCAGCTTTCCCCGCTCCGTGGGTGCCAGCCACCCGAGGCAGggcgccggcagcccccgggggagggaggcgggctGGCTCACAGGCCCTGacccccagctgcctgcccgcGCACCCAGCGGCGGCGACCGGCGCCCCGCTGAGGGGACGGTAGTTCCCGCCCTCCTCAGGGCCGTCCCCCGCGGACGGGGCCGGCGGTGGGGCGCGGCCCGGCACAGCAGAACGCAACACAACGCCATGGCGGGCGATCACTCTCGCAGCCTGGGCAAGGGTAAGCGGCGGCCTCGGCAAGCCGGGGCTGGGGCCTGTGGAGTGGGTGCAGGGCTGTGCGTGAGGCGAGTAACGGCTGTAACGATCGTGGCggttctcttctctctcctcaggcagcgcagccccggggccggtgcCCGAGGGGGTGATCCGGCTTTACAGCATGAGGTTCTGCCCCTTCGCCCAAAGGACTCGTCTCGTCCTCCGCGCCAAGGGCATCAGGTGAGGCCGTCCCGGCGGGCCGGTGTGGCGGTTCTGGGCCCGGGTGGCtgctccccgccggccgcccgcccgcccccgcggtccccccgccccgctgcacCCCGCGGCGGGCCGTCAGGGCTGGCAGGGGGCGATTCGAGCTTCCCTGCTTACCTGGACGTCCTAAACGGCTATTATTTAAACAGCCCTgaaaaaactgaatgaaaaggGGTTTCTGTGGGTGATTTTTGCTATAAAGCTTGAACTTTTAGGACTCTTTTTGGGGGGCAGTGTCTTGCTGATGTGGGAAATAAGTAGGCTGTGTATGAAATCAATTACGTAAAGGCCCAAAGTAAATTCGTAGGGAAAAACCCCAagctgatggggtttttttttgtttgtttgtttttttgtcttgccCCTGTCTCCTGAATGTTTGCAATAATAGCATTTGAGCTTGTCCTGAGTAAATGTGAGTAGAGCCTTAATGTATGTTGTTGTTTGATTTTGATGTAAGCTGCAGAGATAATTCTGGGAGATACAAATATTAAGTGTTTCTGTTATATTACAGCTTAGCAAAACACAGTAGTGAgtgagtgactttttttttaaagaggaaatgtTCTGTGTTCCTACAATGTCCTCTCATTCCCCTGCTGTAGTAAGTTAATGGCATTCAGTAgttgtgtttgtttctctttcaagaTAGCCGtgtcatttcagtatttttaaatggggACTAATGCTTCCCTCAGTTTACAGCTTCAAAGTAACAGGGTTTTCCACCTGCGGGTTCCCACCAAGTCCCAGGCCTGCCAACTGTTTGTTAACCAGCACTGGGCTGGGAGTCCATATTAGCATAGCGAATGCTTACCACTCAGTTCTTTTGATAGTGAGATAAGAactgtctttgtttttattactttcttgtctctttttttccgaAGAGTAGGTGCATTAAAACTTCCAGGtcagtttaattttgtttttacttaGTGTCTTCAGTCTGATTTTTTGAGCTGGGAGGTTTGGTTTAGTATAGTGATTTTGGAGGGGGTTTATTGCTACCTAGCCACAGTAGGTGCCTTCTGGTAACCTTTCAGTTGTTTTGAAGGTTCAGCAGATCTTTGGGCTTACAAGGAATTTGCTAGGGTCAGACATATaacacagcatttaaaatgttAGTATAAGATAGGCATATTTCCCATGTATCTTTTTTATCAAAATCTATTTTGCCTTTACCCTGCACACCTGTTCTTATCTTCCCCACCTGTGGCCTCATATAGTAGGTAGGATGCTGTCCTGATTTGCTCTGTGGTGTAAGGTCAGATTAAAGTTCAGCTGCATTTCTTAATTGGAGTGTAACTTATTTGCAATCAAGTGCTTCTTTCTTAGAATGTCCCCGAACCTGTATGTGATAAGTGTGCTGCATTCTAAGCTTGACCTTCGCTTTTAGGATGACTGTAAGGGCTGCCTCTGTGTGCTTGCAGACTATTCATGTGTTTTCTATTAGTTAACAAACAACTCATTGTAAGTCAGTGCTGATTTTCTCCAGCAAAGGGAAGTGTTCCCTGGCAGTATTTCTATATGTCAAATGCTTAGCTCTGCAGGGGAATGAGGATTCAGCCTCTCAAGTACTGTAGCTATTGAGGTGTTATGACTGTATTTCACCATGGTATGGAGTGGACGGTAGCAGAACTGAGCCTACTTGCGtcttgtttcttttgctgttttagcCATGAAGTAATCAACATCAATCTGAAGAACAAACCTGACTGGTTCTTTGAGAAGAACCCCTTTGGGCTTGTTCCTGTTCTGGAGACCAGCAAGGGCCAGCTGATCTATGAGTCCCCAATTACTTGTGAATATTTGGATGAAGCATTTCCGGGGAAGAAGTTGATGCCTTCAGACCCATATGAGCGAGCCTTTCAGAAGATGCTCTTGGAACAATTCTCAAAGGTACTGCATGATCAGGGTGGGATTGTGTTTCTTACTTTACTATAGCGCCAAAACCTGCATCTCTGTTGCCAGTGCTGCTTTTGTCCTTTGACAGAGGACTTGTGTCTGGgagaagcattttaaataacTGAAGGGGTTATTTGGGGTCTCTTGCTGTGAGCACGTGCAAACCACTGTGTGTCTGAATTGCTCCCAGCATTTATGTGTCAGGATAGATAAAGGCAGACAGCCAAGCTAGTGACAGTGTATATGACTGAGGCAGGATTTTGGGCATTGGAAAGGTTAGTAGACCAAACTAGCTGAATGCTTGAGACCTAGGCAGTAAGAATTGCTGTCTTTTGATCTGAGTCTTTCTGTAGGAAGTAGTGTATGAATGCAGAATGTGAAGAGTGCCTGACTTACTGAGAACACCTACAACCATGGAAAAGAAATGGCGGGTGGCTGTAGACATGGGGCACGTATAAGACTGGTTTTGGCTCTCCGTAGGGATTGGAGGTGACTGGAAGTAACCTCTCTGCACCCTAAGCATAGATAATACAAGTATGTGCTTTCATGGTTCTAGGAAGTGAAAGAAGTGAACTTGGATATGaggcagcagaggagagaaagcagTGCAAGATGCAAAGAGCGGGGATAGGGAGGatatatttatagaatcatagaatagtttgggttggaagggccctccaAGGATCGTCTAATCCAAgtccccctgcaataagcagggacatcttcaactagatcaggatGCTttgagccctgtccagcctgccttgaatgttcccagggatggggcatctattacctctctgggcaacttgtgccagtgtttcaccactctcattgtaaaaagaaaattgttccttataccctcttttagtttaaaaccataatcgcttgtcctgtcacaacaggccctgctaaaatttgtctccatttttcttatagggcccctttaagtactgaaaggccacaataagctctccctggggccttctcttctccaggctgaacagcctgAACTCTCAGCCTGACCCTGCAGGCCTGCTCTCAGTTTACAAGCCTTTCTTGAATAGGCATGATGGGAAGAGGGCTGAGGGGAAGCATGTTACAAGAAAAGAAACGTGCACTGAACGTTGGCTGTATGAATGACAAGATCTTAGAAAAATGTTTGTCTATGAGCTTTTAAGAATATAATGTGGCTAGACTTGGCCACGGGGCAGCTTCCTGGTACTGTACGCTAATTTATTTCTCTGGCAATTACCAAATTAGAAAATGCACAGGTTTATAGAAGCCTGAGTATCCTGGGCTACATGTCTCTTTCTTAAAGTACTTTAAATGTTGATAATTAAAGTGCATTTGGATTTCAGGAATGTGTAACTGGGCAAGG
The sequence above is a segment of the Larus michahellis chromosome 6, bLarMic1.1, whole genome shotgun sequence genome. Coding sequences within it:
- the LOC141745092 gene encoding glutathione S-transferase omega-1-like yields the protein MAGDHSRSLGKGSAAPGPVPEGVIRLYSMRFCPFAQRTRLVLRAKGISHEVININLKNKPDWFFEKNPFGLVPVLETSKGQLIYESPITCEYLDEAFPGKKLMPSDPYERAFQKMLLEQFSKITPIVFKYFVAVKDGQDTTALKAEIAEKFGKLEEILSKRNTVFYGGDSISMFDYMIWPWFERLEPLQLKDILSHTPKLQRWMEAMKEDPAVKATMTDPQTFKDYLQLYLKNSPEACDYGL